In Chiroxiphia lanceolata isolate bChiLan1 chromosome 2, bChiLan1.pri, whole genome shotgun sequence, a single genomic region encodes these proteins:
- the MRPL30 gene encoding 39S ribosomal protein L30, mitochondrial — MERGGVSPLSFRPLGTQVPRRWCPAERVLRTEMAAGVGRAGLGLAGAGRLLGKRMEGMASPSWARCLFTRSRIPDSVFQPRPGDHEKYGGDPEQPHKIHVITRIKSVIGRPYWEKKIIRDLGLDKAHQPRLHKNIPSVNSRLKVIKHLIRIKPLKLPYGLPTEEEIPGTFLTRNGELVIKRRLKPVEQKEIKS, encoded by the exons atggagaggggcGGTGTCTCACCCTTGTCCTTCCGCCCGCTCGGAACTCAAGTGCCGCGGCGCTGGTGTCCGGCCGAAAGAGTGCTGCGCACCGAAATGGCCGCCGGGGTGGGCCGGGCGGGCCTGGGGCTCGCAGGAGCCGGGAGG ctgctgggaaagaggatggaggggatggCGTCCCCATCCTGGGCTCGCTGTCTTTTTACCAGGTCGAGAATTCCAGACTCG GTATTTCAGCCACGGCCTGGAGATCATGAGAAGTATGGAGGTGACCCTGAGCAGCCCCACAAAATCCACGTTATTACTAGAATAAAAAGTGTCATTGGTCGCCCATATTGGGAAAAGAAGATAATACGTGACCTTGGGCTGGATAAA GCGCATCAGCCAAGACTGCACAAAAATATCCCTTCTGTGAATTCCAGACTGAAAGTTATTAAACATCTGATAAG AATAAAGCCACTGAAACTACCCTACGGGTTGCCAACAGAAGAGGAAATACCCGGCACCTTTCTTACACGCAACGGAGAGCTTGTCATTAAACGGCGTCTGAAACCTGtggagcagaaagaaattaagtcATAA